From one Brachypodium distachyon strain Bd21 chromosome 4, Brachypodium_distachyon_v3.0, whole genome shotgun sequence genomic stretch:
- the LOC100826286 gene encoding putative glucan endo-1,3-beta-glucosidase GVI, translated as MATRKAAALCLGYVLVVVAATAAVGDPGKIGICHGRVGSNLPSPEAAAALLKQNGITKARLFLPDPAVLQAFAAAGIDLTVGVPNENLTFLSAAGPEGALRWLRSAGLAPGSGPVAGRLRYLAVGNEVLYNNQFYAPHLVPAMRNLHAALAALGLDGQVKVSSAHASSVLASSYPPSAGAFDAASLEVLRPMLRFLADTGAPFMVNTYPFISHANDPANVPLAYALSSGESSAAPVRDGGLVYASLFDATVDAVVAALEREGFGGVPVAVTETGWPTAGHPAATPQNAAAYNGRMVDRKARGVGTPRRPGVPVEVFLFDLYDDDGKPGAEFERHFGVFRADGSKAYDISFA; from the coding sequence ATGGCCACGAGAAAGGCAGCCGCATTGTGTTTGGGTTACGTCCTGGTTGTCGTcgccgcgacggcggccgTCGGCGACCCGGGGAAGATCGGCATCTGCCACGGCCGCGTCGGGAGCAACCTCCCTTCgccggaggccgcggcggcgctgctgaaGCAGAACGGGATCACCAAGGCGCGGCTCTTCCTCCCGGACCCTGCCGTGCTCCAGGCCTTCGCGGCCGCCGGCATCGACCTCACCGTGGGCGTCCCCAACGAGAACCTCACCTTCCTCTCCGCCGCGGGGCCCGAGGGCGCGCTACGGTGGCTCCGCTCAGCCGGCCTCgcccccggcagcggccccgTGGCGGGCCGCCTCCGCTACCTGGCCGTGGGCAACGAGGTGCTCTACAACAACCAGTTCTACGCGCCGCACCTCGTGCCGGCCATGCGCAACCTCCACGCCGCGCTGGCCGCGCTCGGCCTCGACGGCCAGGTCAAGGTCTCCTCGGCGCACGCCTCCTCGGTGCTCGCCAGTTCGTACCCGCCCTCCGCGGGGGCCTTCGACGCCGCGTCGCTCGAGGTGCTCCGCCCCATGCTGCGCTTCCTCGCCGACACCGGCGCGCCATTCATGGTCAACACCTACCCGTTCATCAGCCACGCCAACGACCCGGCCAACGTGCCGCTCGCCTACGCGCTCTCGTCCGGCGagtcctcggcggcgccggtgcgcGACGGCGGGCTGGTGTACGCGAGCCTGTTCGACGCGACGGTGgacgcggtggtggcggcgctggagcgggAAGGGTTCGGGGGAGTGCCGGTGGCCGTGACCGAGACCGGGTGGCCCACCGCGGGCCACCCGGCGGCGACCCCGCAGAACGCGGCGGCGTACAACGGTAGGATGGTCGACAGGAAGGCGCGCGGCGTCGGCACGCCGCGCCGGCCCGGCGTGCCCGTGGAGGTGTTCCTGTTCGACCTGTACGACGATGACGGCAAGCCCGGCGCCGAGTTCGAGAGGCACTTCGGCGTCTTCAGGGCAGACGGCAGCAAGGCCTATGACATCAGCTTCGCGTAG